One region of Bartonella alsatica genomic DNA includes:
- a CDS encoding lysozyme gives MRKISSEGLALIKQWEGLRLNAYKDAIGVWTIGYGHTNSAGKPFVHKGMTITEKQAEELLCQDLRQFENAVEQAVQVPLTDEQFAALVSFCYNVGTTAFCNSTLLKKLNNGEYEAIPSELQKWTKAGGKRLQGLVHRRVAEAGLWAKGAFVSSNYQTVETQAPTGLFKAEALAPIIGSFSGLGGFLAGNGPIQWALATIMILAACAGIFFVAKRFQEHRL, from the coding sequence ATGCGAAAAATATCATCAGAAGGGCTAGCACTTATCAAACAATGGGAAGGTTTGCGTTTGAATGCCTATAAAGATGCCATTGGTGTGTGGACAATAGGTTACGGACATACAAACAGTGCCGGAAAACCTTTTGTTCATAAAGGCATGACAATCACTGAAAAACAAGCAGAAGAACTGCTTTGCCAAGATTTAAGACAATTTGAAAATGCTGTAGAACAAGCGGTTCAAGTTCCCTTAACAGATGAACAATTCGCGGCATTAGTTTCTTTTTGTTATAATGTAGGAACAACAGCTTTTTGCAACTCAACCCTATTAAAGAAACTCAATAACGGTGAATATGAAGCAATACCATCCGAATTACAAAAATGGACCAAAGCCGGTGGTAAACGTTTGCAAGGTCTTGTGCACCGGCGTGTAGCAGAAGCAGGATTGTGGGCGAAAGGTGCGTTTGTTTCCTCCAACTATCAAACAGTGGAAACGCAAGCACCAACGGGACTTTTTAAGGCAGAAGCCCTTGCACCAATCATTGGATCTTTTTCGGGACTTGGTGGTTTTTTGGCAGGCAATGGTCCCATCCAATGGGCTTTGGCAACCATTATGATTTTAGCCGCATGTGCTGGTATTTTCTTTGTTGCTAAACGCTTTCAGGAGCACCGCCTATGA